The Deltaproteobacteria bacterium genome has a window encoding:
- the ileS gene encoding isoleucine--tRNA ligase: MTESTAKPDYKNTLNLPKTDFPMKADLPNKEPERLKFWANQGTYRKLISNNISKPKYVLHDGPPYANGHIHFGHILNKTLKDFIVKYKNMSGSLTEFIPGWDCHGLPIELQVDKDLGAKKREMSVVQIREACREYANKYVDIQREEFKRLGIFARWETPYLTMNYAYEAATLRELGKLVKNGLVYRGRKPVHWCMSCNTALAEAEVEYEDHQSPSVHVKFPLLSLWEGAGEALKTKKVSVLIWTTTPWTLAANVAVALHKGFAYVALEVAENEVLIVAEGLLDSVRKQLGLESARVLDRINSKKLEGLDCQHPFLARKSKVVLSDHVTLEAGTGCVHIAPGHGQEDYEVGLKYQLPVLNPVDSRGAYTSEVGIEAWVGKKVFDANTLVVNLLQENQMLLKTEEITHSYPHCWRCKKPVIFRSTEQWFVSMKEGDLRHRALDAIRRTAWIPPWGRDRIYGMVENRPDWCISRQRSWGVPIVAFLCKKCRQALIRQELIEKVAALFEQEGADAWFKRSAEELLPQGTKCSACAHSEFEKEDDILDVWFDSGVSFAVVLEQETNLAFPANLYLEGSDQHRGWFHSSLLAAMGTRNQAPYQSVFTHGFVVDGQGKKYSKSAKNYTPPENLIKKMGAEILRLWVAAEDYRGDIRVSDEIISRLTETYRKIRNTLRYLLGNLYDFNPAKDAVPYERLQELDHWALDAYARLTKKLKAAYESFEFHQIYHALNQFCTVELSSFYLDILKDRLYTYGPQGPERRAAQTVLFQLVKGISLWMAPLLSFTAEETWTYIAAFEGKTESVFWMPLEEAPAAWIQEELSLKYTKIRAIREEALKALELARKDKVIGSSLEAQVRLSAEGETLKLLKAYEKQWATLLIVSQALVVYEIENPNHQNENLGELQIQVVLAEGKKCERCWTYSTTVGKQAARPEVCDRCFKALM, translated from the coding sequence ATGACCGAATCCACAGCAAAACCCGACTACAAAAACACCCTCAATCTCCCAAAAACCGACTTTCCCATGAAGGCCGATCTTCCCAACAAAGAGCCGGAGCGTCTCAAGTTTTGGGCAAATCAAGGCACTTATCGCAAACTGATTTCCAACAACATTTCAAAACCCAAATACGTGTTGCATGATGGTCCTCCTTACGCGAATGGGCATATCCATTTCGGACATATTCTCAACAAGACGCTCAAAGATTTCATCGTCAAATACAAAAACATGTCGGGCTCTCTCACCGAGTTTATTCCGGGTTGGGATTGCCACGGCCTGCCGATCGAGTTGCAGGTGGACAAAGATCTGGGGGCCAAAAAACGTGAGATGTCGGTGGTACAGATTCGGGAGGCCTGTCGCGAGTATGCCAACAAATATGTGGATATTCAGCGCGAAGAGTTTAAGCGTCTGGGGATTTTTGCGCGCTGGGAAACGCCCTATCTCACCATGAATTATGCCTATGAGGCCGCCACGCTGCGGGAGTTGGGCAAGCTGGTAAAAAATGGCCTGGTGTATCGCGGTCGTAAACCGGTGCACTGGTGCATGAGTTGTAATACAGCCCTGGCAGAGGCTGAGGTGGAATACGAAGACCATCAGTCTCCTTCGGTGCATGTCAAATTCCCTTTGCTTTCCTTGTGGGAAGGAGCGGGTGAAGCACTGAAGACCAAAAAAGTCTCTGTACTCATTTGGACCACCACTCCCTGGACTTTAGCCGCCAATGTGGCGGTGGCCTTGCACAAGGGCTTTGCCTATGTGGCCTTGGAAGTTGCGGAGAACGAAGTGTTGATTGTCGCGGAGGGGTTACTGGATTCGGTCCGAAAGCAGCTGGGTCTGGAAAGCGCGAGGGTATTGGATCGCATCAATTCCAAAAAATTGGAAGGCCTGGATTGTCAGCATCCTTTTTTAGCTCGCAAATCCAAGGTGGTGCTTTCCGATCACGTCACACTGGAAGCCGGCACAGGCTGCGTGCACATTGCGCCGGGGCATGGACAAGAAGATTATGAAGTGGGTTTGAAATATCAACTGCCGGTCTTGAATCCCGTTGACTCGCGTGGGGCCTATACCAGCGAGGTAGGTATTGAAGCCTGGGTAGGAAAAAAAGTATTTGATGCCAACACCCTGGTGGTGAATTTGCTGCAAGAAAACCAGATGCTGCTGAAGACTGAGGAAATCACGCATTCCTATCCGCATTGCTGGCGTTGTAAAAAACCCGTCATCTTTCGTTCGACCGAACAATGGTTTGTTTCGATGAAAGAAGGCGATCTGCGTCATCGTGCACTGGATGCCATTCGCCGCACGGCCTGGATTCCCCCTTGGGGCCGCGATCGCATTTACGGCATGGTGGAAAATCGACCCGATTGGTGTATCTCTCGTCAACGCAGCTGGGGGGTCCCCATTGTGGCCTTTCTTTGCAAAAAATGCCGTCAGGCCCTCATCCGCCAGGAACTTATCGAAAAAGTGGCTGCGCTTTTTGAGCAAGAGGGCGCGGATGCCTGGTTTAAGCGTTCTGCAGAAGAGCTGCTTCCTCAAGGCACAAAATGTAGTGCCTGCGCTCACAGCGAATTTGAAAAAGAAGATGATATTTTAGACGTGTGGTTTGATTCCGGCGTGTCTTTTGCGGTGGTTTTGGAGCAAGAGACAAATTTGGCCTTCCCTGCAAACCTTTATTTGGAAGGATCAGACCAGCATCGCGGTTGGTTTCATTCCTCACTTTTGGCGGCGATGGGAACTCGCAATCAAGCCCCTTATCAATCCGTATTTACCCATGGTTTTGTAGTGGATGGACAAGGAAAAAAATATTCCAAATCGGCCAAAAATTATACGCCTCCGGAAAATCTCATCAAAAAAATGGGTGCCGAAATTCTACGCCTGTGGGTGGCGGCCGAAGACTATCGTGGCGATATTCGGGTGTCGGACGAAATTATTTCGCGGCTTACCGAAACCTACCGAAAAATTCGCAACACCCTGCGCTATCTTTTGGGAAACCTGTACGATTTTAACCCCGCGAAGGATGCCGTCCCTTATGAAAGACTGCAGGAGCTGGACCACTGGGCCCTGGACGCCTACGCGCGTCTGACTAAAAAACTAAAAGCGGCTTATGAAAGTTTTGAGTTTCATCAAATTTATCATGCCCTCAATCAATTTTGTACGGTGGAGCTTTCGTCGTTCTATCTGGATATTCTGAAAGACAGACTCTACACCTATGGCCCGCAAGGCCCTGAAAGACGGGCAGCACAGACGGTGCTCTTTCAATTGGTAAAAGGGATTTCTCTGTGGATGGCGCCTCTGCTGTCTTTTACGGCGGAGGAAACCTGGACCTACATTGCAGCTTTTGAAGGCAAAACAGAAAGTGTTTTTTGGATGCCGCTGGAAGAAGCCCCTGCAGCCTGGATCCAGGAAGAGCTGTCCCTCAAATATACAAAAATCCGTGCGATCCGCGAAGAGGCCTTAAAGGCCCTGGAGCTGGCAAGAAAAGACAAAGTGATTGGTTCTTCGCTGGAAGCCCAGGTGCGTCTGAGTGCCGAAGGCGAGACCTTGAAATTACTCAAGGCCTACGAAAAACAATGGGCCACGCTGCTGATTGTTTCTCAGGCCCTGGTGGTCTACGAGATAGAAAATCCTAACCATCAAAATGAAAATTTGGGTGAGCTGCAGATTCAGGTTGTTCTTGCTGAAGGGAAAAAATGTGAGCGTTGCTGGACCTATTCGACGACAGTGGGAAAACAAGCGGCAAGGCCAGAGGTGTGTGATCGCTGTTTTAAGGCGTTGATGTGA
- the lspA gene encoding signal peptidase II, whose protein sequence is MSSKYKILFIILLLGVFADQLSKHYVVQHLALSDSFSIIPGYFDIVHYRNTGAAFGMFAQWASPLREVFFYGVFSVAFIFLGYSFYSTPLSDRFSLVSLSLIFSGALGNIVDRLFRGSVVDFLLFHWQDKIIRVAGHTVDLVWPAFNVADSCITVGVILLLLSNLRRTSPKETDN, encoded by the coding sequence ATGTCTTCCAAATACAAAATCCTATTTATCATTCTCCTCCTTGGCGTTTTCGCCGACCAACTCAGCAAACACTATGTGGTCCAACATCTTGCGTTGTCTGATTCTTTTTCAATAATCCCCGGCTATTTTGATATTGTGCATTATCGCAATACGGGCGCCGCCTTTGGGATGTTTGCCCAGTGGGCTTCTCCTCTGCGGGAAGTTTTCTTTTACGGAGTTTTTAGCGTGGCCTTTATTTTCTTAGGTTACAGTTTTTATAGCACCCCTCTTTCCGATCGCTTTTCACTCGTCTCGCTTTCCCTTATTTTTTCGGGGGCCCTGGGAAATATAGTCGATCGACTTTTTCGCGGAAGCGTCGTGGACTTTTTGTTGTTTCACTGGCAGGATAAAATAATCCGAGTTGCAGGCCATACAGTAGATTTGGTTTGGCCCGCTTTTAATGTGGCGGATTCATGTATTACGGTGGGAGTGATTTTACTTTTACTTTCTAATTTGAGACGAACTTCTCCAAAAGAAACTGATAACTGA
- a CDS encoding prolipoprotein diacylglyceryl transferase, translating into MFPFLYKNGTFVIQTFSVMLMVASLAATFFAYWYAPKKGLSQIVILDLGIIGTLSAIVGMRLFHVFVENPSFRINNTGPVTNYMEDFKNFFIILKSVIFSHAHFSDLSIPMIFQIWRGGFVSYGAIIALVIADYTYLTVKKLPTWKYGDLLCLVAPLINFFVRIGCLGAGCCYGKQTHFFLHLVFTNRSSEAGQKFYGIPLHPTQIYDLLLNGVVLFLVLLWIDRRKKFDGQVVACFFMIYAIQRAFIEFFRGDVDRGVYFHGLISTAQIMGIAAFVFGLLLYIFLSKKNKPSLS; encoded by the coding sequence ATGTTTCCCTTCCTCTATAAAAACGGCACCTTTGTCATTCAAACTTTCAGCGTCATGCTGATGGTGGCTTCTTTGGCAGCTACTTTTTTTGCTTACTGGTATGCCCCCAAAAAGGGGCTTTCACAAATTGTGATCTTAGACCTGGGAATTATTGGAACCCTCAGTGCCATTGTGGGAATGCGGCTTTTTCATGTTTTTGTGGAGAATCCTTCTTTTCGTATCAATAATACGGGGCCCGTTACCAATTACATGGAGGATTTTAAGAATTTTTTTATCATTTTAAAATCCGTGATTTTTTCGCATGCGCACTTTAGCGATTTGTCCATCCCGATGATCTTTCAGATCTGGCGTGGGGGCTTTGTTTCTTATGGGGCCATTATCGCTCTTGTGATAGCCGATTACACTTATTTGACTGTCAAAAAATTACCCACTTGGAAGTACGGGGATCTGCTGTGTTTGGTGGCTCCTCTCATCAACTTTTTTGTTCGAATAGGTTGTTTGGGCGCGGGTTGTTGTTATGGAAAACAAACTCATTTTTTTCTTCATCTTGTTTTTACCAATCGCTCTAGTGAGGCCGGGCAGAAATTTTATGGGATTCCCCTTCACCCCACTCAAATTTACGATCTGTTGCTCAATGGGGTTGTCCTATTTTTGGTTTTGTTGTGGATCGATAGGCGCAAGAAGTTTGATGGACAAGTTGTAGCTTGCTTTTTCATGATCTACGCTATTCAGCGGGCTTTTATAGAATTTTTTAGAGGAGATGTAGATCGCGGTGTTTATTTCCACGGCCTAATTTCTACCGCGCAAATTATGGGAATAGCGGCCTTCGTTTTCGGATTACTCTTGTATATTTTTCTCTCTAAAAAAAACAAACCTTCTCTTTCATGA
- a CDS encoding CPBP family intramembrane metalloprotease, translated as MIKENSKKDFLQVMIFWLFVCLAIHLWVRLSFLPFFKNLSPLVTVSLLLYLPGLVFKGVPDFYSFFEKDKKTILYSLKILLVFSLIVFPVFFAANHFFQAFFFRAHYHPTPFFGLAEGRLYLIFLNHLLLVALPEEYFFRAFLWDKLQCCFTPSSTPISFLGVPLTGLFFFNAFLFAFSHSLIVLQWWHFAIFFPGLAFVWLRLKTHGLLAPVLFHALCNVANYWISMHYR; from the coding sequence ATGATTAAAGAAAATTCAAAAAAGGATTTTCTTCAGGTGATGATTTTTTGGCTGTTCGTTTGCCTGGCCATCCACCTGTGGGTTCGTTTATCGTTTCTTCCGTTTTTTAAGAATTTATCCCCCTTAGTTACAGTTTCTCTTCTTCTTTATTTACCAGGCCTTGTTTTTAAAGGGGTGCCTGATTTTTATTCTTTTTTTGAGAAAGATAAAAAGACGATTTTGTATTCTCTCAAAATTCTTTTAGTTTTTTCATTAATTGTTTTTCCCGTTTTTTTTGCGGCAAATCATTTTTTTCAGGCGTTTTTTTTTAGGGCCCATTATCATCCCACGCCCTTTTTTGGCTTAGCGGAAGGTCGCCTCTACCTCATTTTTCTCAATCATTTATTGTTGGTGGCCTTGCCCGAGGAGTATTTTTTCAGGGCCTTTCTTTGGGATAAGCTGCAGTGCTGCTTTACGCCTTCTTCAACCCCCATTTCTTTTTTGGGGGTACCTCTCACAGGCCTTTTCTTCTTCAATGCCTTTTTGTTTGCCTTTTCTCATAGCCTCATTGTGTTGCAATGGTGGCATTTTGCCATCTTTTTTCCGGGACTAGCCTTTGTCTGGCTACGCTTGAAAACCCACGGATTACTGGCTCCTGTGCTCTTTCATGCCTTGTGCAATGTGGCGAATTATTGGATTTCTATGCATTATCGATGA